One region of Vairimorpha necatrix chromosome 10, complete sequence genomic DNA includes:
- a CDS encoding integrase catalytic domain-containing protein, producing MSFFTCLDEEFKVRDIVELEFNYMDKIYKTELFILPKVDKFKILLGKQELIKIFAKPKNRVCQIKTKPGEKVVERVYGLPQKLEVAIDAEIEKLLMKKYIQKSRSTWLNNLRPVMKPDGSVRVTTNLIALNKLVDLDKYSLPSIERILHNLKDQKYFSKLDLKDGFFQIELAEEDRHKTAFRHKHHLYEWNVMPMGFKNSPAIFQRFMDDVLQEDIGKRCFIYVDDILVFGTTEEIHDKNFRIITERLKNNDLRLNEDKTIYKKTSVEFLGHIIEYNKIKPKLEASQGIDEIKPPQNIKSLQEFLGFINFYREFIPMCSSVAGCLYDLLKKDKNFCWGELEDKAFNELKTIIKSNIALYQPDYAKPFILETDACNSGVGAILSQRQGETIYPISYASRRLLPAEINYSISEKECLAVLWAMENFKYFLYGNKFEVITDHKALEVLNKGEIGSQRIQRWLDRLSQNGTCRLYISLIPKDAQVVNEIQDLNDDTKRKLIKDKYEKFVHRGAKIVAKELKREYTWDNMEKLVEEELKKCIRCKMYNPKRGKAFLFVKSFYTGEKVAIDIIGPINKQYIITGIDYFSRKGFGKVITTRDSQKIVDFINEINKQILIKELIMDSSKENQSSKVKNWAIENKVKVHYTTPFHHQSNGRVERFNRTVQEGIYKQEGNLNLKSKLLKMLEAYNNICHSKLGMSPNEACKKENETKIKEKQYEEIIIFNKANENKEVEEVFNENDQVIIKNEFAVAKGQPKFKDRGQIIERLENNSYIVLSKGRRLKRHASQLKVLVY from the exons TTGAGCTTTTTTACGTGTTTAGATGAAGAATTTAAAGTACGAGATATAGTAGAGCttgaatttaattatatggacaaaatatataaaaccGAACTCTTTATTTTACCAAAGgttgataaatttaaaattttattaggAAAACAGGAgttaatcaaaatttttgcaAAGCCAAAAAACAGAGTGTgtcaaattaaaacaaaaccTGGAGAAAAGGTCGTAGAAAGAGTGTATGGATTGCCACAGAAATTAGAAGTAGCCATAGACGCCGAGATAGAAAAGTTgttaatgaaaaaatatattcaaaaatcaAGATCTACGTGGTTAAACAATCTTAGACCAGTTATGAAACCAGATGGATCGGTTCGAGTAACAACAAATTTGATTGCACTTAATAAGTTAGTAGATTTGGATAAATATTCGCTTCCAAGTATAGAAAGaattttacataatttaaaagatcaaaaatatttttcaaagttagatttaaaagatggattttttcaaatagaATTAGCAGAAGAAGACAGGCACAAGACAGCTTTTAGACATAAACATCATTTGTACGAATGGAATGTAATGCCAATGggctttaaaaattcgcCGGCTATATTTCAACGGTTTATGGATGATGTTTTACAAGAGGATATTGGTAAAAGATGTTTCATTTATGTTGATGATATTTTGGTCTTTGGAACAACTGAAGAAATtcatgataaaaattttcggATTATAACAGAacgattaaaaaataatgatttgCGATTAAATGAAGATAAAACTATCTACAAAAAGACATCAGTAGAATTTTTAGGACACATAATAGaatataacaaaataaaaccaAAATTAGAAGCTAGCCAAGGTATTGATGAAATTAAACCGCcccaaaatataaaatctttacaAGAATTTCTTggctttataaatttttatagagaATTTATTCCCATGTGCTCAAGTGTTGCAGGATGCTTGTATGATTTACtcaaaaaagataaaaatttttgttggGGAGAACTGGAAGATAAAGCTTTCAATGAGCTTAAAactattataaaatcaaatatagcATTATATCAACCAGACTATGCAAAACCATTTATACTAGAAACAGATGCGTGTAATTCAGGTGTTGGCGCAATTCTCTCACAGAGACAAGGTGAAACGATTTATCCAATTTCATATGCTTCAAGAAGACTTTTACCTGCTGAGATAAACTATAGTATTAGTGAAAAGGAATGCTTAGCAGTATTATGGGCAATGgagaattttaaatatttcttgtaCGGGAATAAATTTGAAGTAATAACAGACCATAAAGCCTTAGAAGTTCTGAATAAAGGAGAAATAGGCTCTCAACGAATACAGAGATGGCTAGATAGACTTAGTCA AAATGGCACATGTAGACTATATATCTCGCTTATACCAAAAGATGCCCAAGTTGTTAATGAAATTCAAGATTTAAATGATGACACAAAAAGGAAACttattaaagataaatacGAAAAATTTGTTCATCGTGGAGCAAAAATAGTAGCCAAAGAGCTTAAAAGGGAATATACTTGGGATAATATGGAGAAATTAGTTGAAGAAGAGTTGAAAAAGTGTATAAGATGTAAAATGTATAATCCAAAAAGAGGAAAAGCCTTTTTGTTCGTTAAATCGTTTTATACAGGAGAAAAGGTAGCTATAGACATTATAGGaccaataaataaacaatatataataacaGGAATTGATTACTTTAGTAGAAAGGGGTTTGGAAAAGTTATTACCACTAGAGATAGTCAGAAAATTgtagattttataaacgaaattaacaaacaaatattaattaaagaGTTGATAATGGATTCATCAAAAGAAAACCAAAGTAGCAAAGTAAAGAACTGGGCTATAGAGAATAAAGTAAAAGTACATTACACAACGCCCTTTCACCATCAATCAAATGGGCGTGTagaaagatttaatagaaCTGTGCAGGAAGGGATTTACAAACAAGAGGGAAATCTAAATCTAAAATCaaaactattaaaaatgttagAGGCTTACAATAATATCTGCCACTCGAAACTAGGAATGTCACCAAACGAAGcttgtaaaaaagaaaacgagacaaaaataaaagaaaaacaatacgaagaaattattatctTTAACAAAGCAAACGAGAATAAAGAAGTCGAAGAAGTGTTCAATGAAAACGATCAGGTGATAATAAAGAACGAATTTGCTGTAGCTAAAGGACAACCCAAGTTTAAAGATAGAGGACAGATTATAGAACgattagaaaataattcGTATATAGTATTATCAAAAGGAAGAAGGCTTAAAAGACATGCGTCTCAACTCAAAGTACTTGTATATTAG
- a CDS encoding Hsp90 ATPase activator, with protein MNAEERMKNYHWSESDISTWAKEKIINELNKRNYEIIKTDIFVKICSRMNNLGLIYIIELDALKDNKSCILTNFTTTHEENEGLKDFPWFLDFFKELEGEALLKFSKNVLEIKNTVRPSVDVPNIKADVKTSGKFIYSSTVNCPPEEFQNFLVKDEFIRCWARDLKIEKDEIFIGKIQLKIIEVKEGNVKMEFKLDEWAEITKVEIKISELRGNTKIDLKQEDVPLKYIDTMTGMWRENIFMPICMAFGFHETPLKN; from the coding sequence ATGAACGCAGAGGAaagaatgaaaaattaCCACTGGTCAGAAAGCGACATCTCAACATGGgccaaagaaaaaatcataaacgaactaaataaaagaaattacgaaattataaaaactgacatttttgtaaaaatatgttcAAGAATGAACAATCTAGgtcttatttatattatagaaCTTGATGCtttaaaagataataaatCATGTATTTTGACTAATTTCACCACGACCCACGAGGAGAACGAAGGCTTAAAAGATTTCCCATGGTTTTTAgacttttttaaagaacTTGAAGGCGAGGccttattaaaattttcgaaAAATGTTTtggaaattaaaaacacaGTCAGACCTAGTGTCGATGTGCCAAATATAAAAGCCGATGTAAAAACATCTGGTAAGTTTATTTACAGTAGTACTGTAAATTGTCCACCTGAAGAATTTCAGAATTTTCTTGTAAAAGATGAATTTATACGATGTTGGGCTAGAGATTTGAAAATCGAAAAagatgaaatttttatagggaaaattcaattaaaaattattgagGTCAAAGAAGGAAATGTAAAAATGGAATTTAAACTTGATGAATGGGCTGAGATAACCAAAGTAGAAATAAAGATCAGTGAACTTAGAGGAAACACtaaaattgatttaaaaCAAGAAGATGTACCTTTGAAGTATATTGACACTATGACTGGTATGTGGAGagaaaacatttttatgcCCATTTGTATGGCTTTTGGATTCCACGAGACGCcacttaaaaattaa
- a CDS encoding 14-3-3 domain-containing protein, whose translation MENDEYTDTLFRAYLSDIAERYEDMASEMKLAVKLAHEKNIILTPSARNSFSVAFKNLVSTRRSSWRILCSEKQKQSTKGMQNLEHVEEKVKIVEGELLRYCDEVLDMIDNHILIQDINNNPSYNVEYSIFFLKMKGDYFRYKAEVLKGEESKLVAKLAHDAYSEASEQASPLPTTNPIKLGLALNYSVFYYEILNDPKEACAIARSAFNNAIENLEGLSENHYRDSTLIMQLLRDNLTLWNSREDNPNINDEDREMNPEEEEN comes from the coding sequence ATGGAAAATGATGAATACACAGACACTCTCTTTAGAGCATATCTCAGTGATATTGCTGAAAGATATGAAGACATGGCTTCTGAAATGAAGTTGGCTGTTAAATTGGCACATGAGAAGAATATTATTCTTACACCTTCAGCCCGGAATTCGTTCAGCGTTGCCTTTAAGAATCTTGTCTCTACGAGAAGAAGCAGCTGGCGCATTTTGTGCTCTGAAAAGCAGAAGCAGTCCACGAAAGGAATGCAGAATCTTGAGCATGTAGAAGAAAAGGTCAAGATAGTAGAAGGGGAGTTATTAAGATATTGTGATGAAGTGCTTGATATGATAGATAATCATATTCTTATACaagatattaataataatccAAGTTATAATGTGGAATATTCCATTTTCTTCCTTAAGATGAAAGGGGATTATTTCAGATATAAAGCCGAGGTATTAAAAGGAGAAGAAAGTAAATTAGTGGCCAAACTTGCCCATGATGCGTACAGTGAAGCCAGTGAACAGGCTTCTCCTTTGCCTACTACTAATCCTATTAAGTTAGGCTTAGCTCTTAATTATTCTGTGTTTTattatgaaatattaaatgaCCCAAAAGAGGCCTGCGCGATAGCGAGAAGTGCTTTCAATAATGCGATTGAGAATCTTGAAGGCTTAAGTGAAAATCACTACAGGGACTCGACTTTGATTATGCAACTTTTAAGGGACAATTTGACACTCTGGAATAGTCGAGAAGACAATCCGAATATTAATGATGAAGACAGGGAAATGAATCCTGAAGAAGAAGagaattaa
- a CDS encoding mechanosensitive channel of small conductance (MscS1D), translated as MNNGYNVQQNYSQTDLTQASFIGRSEEESYLTTFKKSFYIHILAFIVFVSLMGYIYLGVITPELSKNTLNENIFLYILLLYLCIIISVWTFLSIIMMYLENYILRKDAYFGFILLKQQTLIKIIVVCGIVLQFIQNMEGNILNEVFSKLESLTNNSHVASWKSIVTLLNNFWIISAIFAGTMTIRLVFLEYIRYAINKKKDRKRLAQNNKDMDKIFLVNSVTGKSVIYKSEKWIRTVFRMLSPEGNPLTLETLKYFFSPEDSKSIMELFDLNLNNQISESQFRAVWLNVITTKEDMDMLIYNKADVKSKLSKLTLFFVIIFTVISSFIFFYTENYFSFIFTCLGFLLPMHYIFGNVPGDLFKSLVFVFITRPFDVGDLIKFDGKKYQVREIGLMYSTFKYKSLNITIPNVKISGSNIINFRLSNYIEKTYTFKYNIELFKKKRQRIREEIRNIIIKKPYTFGKHVKIQIIKLIDEKILNFVIVIYVNPNSINYKEEIDEFTLELTNIINESNQNTNLNINPQEIVKEI; from the coding sequence ATGAATAACGGGTATAATGTTCAGCAAAATTATTCACAAACAGATCTTACTCAAGCATCATTTATAGGAAGATCTGAGGAAGAAAGTTATCTTACTACATTTAagaaatctttttatattcatataTTAGCTTTTATTGTCTTTGTAAGCTTGATgggatatatatatttaggGGTAATAACACCAGAActatcaaaaaatacattgaatgaaaatatatttttgtacaTACTGTTATTATATCTGTGTATTATAATCTCAGTATGGACATTTTTAAGTATAATCATGAtgtatttagaaaattatatattaagaaaagATGCATATTTCGGttttatattgttaaaACAACAAACCTTAATCAAAATAATTGTAGTTTGTGGTATTGTATTacaatttatacaaaacaTGGAAGGTAATATATTGAATGAggtattttcaaaattagaATCTCTAACTAACAATTCTCATGTTGCATCTTGGAAATCAATCGTtacattattaaataatttttggaTAATATCAGCAATATTTGCAGGCACAATGACTATAAGACTGGTTTTCTTAGAGTATATTAGATAtgcaataaataaaaaaaaagaccGGAAAAGATTAGCTCAAAACAATAAAGACATggacaaaatttttttagttaatTCCGTTACAGGGAAATCGgtgatttataaatcagAAAAATGGATAAGAACTGTTTTTAGAATGTTATCTCCAGAGGGAAACCCTTTAACACTAGAAAcattgaaatatttttttagtccCGAAGATAGCAAATCTATAATGGaattatttgatttaaaTCTTAACAATCAGATATCCGAAAGTCAATTTAGAGCTGTATGGTTAAATGTTATAACAACAAAAGAGGATATGGACATGTTGATTTACAATAAGGCAGATGTAAAATCTAAGCTTAGCAAGCTTACattgttttttgtaataatcTTTACAGTAATATctagttttattttcttttatacgGAAAATTACTTTTCATTTATCTTTACATGTTTGGGTTTTCTGCTCCCTATGCATTATATATTTGGAAATGTGCCTGGTgatctttttaaatctttagtTTTCGTTTTTATAACTCGTCCATTTGATGTCGGCgatcttataaaatttgatgGTAAAAAGTATCAAGTACGTGAAATAGGACTAATGTATTCAACTTTCAAgtataaatctttaaacATAACAATACCAAACGTAAAAATATCTGGTTCTAACATTATAAACTTTAGATTGTcaaattatattgaaaaaacgTATACTTTTAAGTATAATATAGAattatttaagaaaaaaagacaaagaaTACGGGAAGAAATACGAAATATCATAATTAAGAAACCTTATACATTCGGAAAACATGTCAAAATtcaaattatcaaattaatTGACGAAAAAATTCTGAATTTTGTTATAGTAATCTATGTAAACCCAAATagtattaattataaagaagaaattgacGAATTTACATTGGAGCTAACTAATATAATCAATGAATCCAATCAAAATACtaatttgaatataaatcCTCAAGAAATagttaaagaaatttaa
- a CDS encoding WD40 repeat domain-containing protein, with the protein MLQPVKFSNKLLSLDYDKDSIFIGDTKGYIYKYKLTCSKIEKLFYCDSPISSVVKYNTDIYYTNWDGYIFKNDKSTFLQQDIIKSMIIRRDLIYVAVDFYIYILSLDLEIKEKIKVPIKVLSFCNMNEYIVCGLTLPFLGFLDKKNNLTIKKTNHDTGILCVKFLQNKIYTGCVDGSIQVYDISEFIDDNKEIDINQCQIINEKSKKWIRDIFSENLFSRGNEIVYNAKKVYEHDDEVTRVIKIDDKIFSIGIDCTMKTFTEEKILDAEMDEIQELNK; encoded by the coding sequence ATGTTACAACCCGTCAAATTTTCCAATAAATTGTTAAGTTTAGATTACGATAAagattctatttttattggtGACACTAAAGGATacatttacaaatataaattaacatgttcaaaaattgaaaaacttttttattgtgaCAGTCCTATTTCTAGTGTTGTGAAATATAACACAGACATTTATTATACGAACTGGGATGGTTACATAttcaaaaatgataaatctacttttttacaacaagatattataaaatctatGATAATTCGGCGAGATTTAATCTATGTCGCtgtagatttttatatttacataTTATCTTTAGATCTggaaataaaagaaaagataaaagttccaattaaagttttaagtTTTTGTAATATGAATGAATACATCGTTTGCGGTCTTACTCTGCCATTTTTGGGATTTttagacaaaaaaaataatctaacaataaaaaaaaccaacCACGATACGGGAATATTAtgtgtaaaatttttacaaaataagatttataCTGGATGTGTAGATGGATCTATACAAGTTTATGATATTTCCGAATTTATAGatgataataaagaaattgataTAAATCAATGTCAAATAATTAATGAGAAATCTAAAAAGTGGATTCGCgatattttttctgaaAATCTATTTTCGCGTGGAAATGAAATTGTTTATAATGCTAAGAAGGTTTATGAACATGACGATGAAGTCACGAGAGTCATTAAAATtgatgataaaattttttctattggTATTGATTGCACAATGAAAACTTTTACAGAAGAAAAGATACTTGACGCAGAAATGGATGAAATTCAAGAGttgaataaataa
- a CDS encoding FAR-17a/AIG1-like protein, whose protein sequence is MKINYEDSSHMKALKIFLLVSCLYGTTDFCIPPEITRHYQSLYGSKYIFLTNICLYLTVICLLTGIIVRNYKYKELTKFYKHNVSVLLPLNALVTILFWVLYLIDPTLIRDKSFFEQGIKISLFTDICVHLFPFISLFLESKKLILKRSNIHLTFYIVFTFSYYLLCFYYKNLNQEWVYPILGKISTFYRLTLFGFSALLAMGIYELSMYTLSK, encoded by the coding sequence atgaaaattaattatgaaGATTCTTCACACATGAAAGCcttaaagatatttttattggtttCATGTTTGTACGGTACAACAGATTTCTGCATTCCGCCAGAAATTACAAGGCATTATCAGTCGCTTTATGgttcaaaatatatatttctgacaaatatatgtttatatttaacaGTAATTTGTCTTTTAACAGGAATTATAGTgcgaaattataaatacaaaGAATTGACGAAATTCTATAAGCATAATGTCAGTGTTCTTCTACCGCTCAACGCTCTTGTCACAATTTTATTCTGGGTATTGTACCTAATTGACCCTACACTCATACGAGACAAAAGCTTCTTTGAGCAgggaataaaaataagccTGTTTACTGATATCTGTGTCCATCTCTTTCCATTTATAAGCTTATTTCTGGAGTCTAAAAAACTTATCCTTAAAAGATCTAATATTCATCTTACATTTTACATCGTATTTACTTTCAGTTATTACCTTCtctgtttttattataaaaatttaaaccaAGAGTGGGTATATCCAATATTAGGGAAAATTAGTACATTTTACAGACTAACACTATTTGGATTTAGTGCCCTTCTAGCTATGGGAATTTATGAGTTATCAATGTATACactttcaaaataa
- a CDS encoding mechanosensitive channel of small conductance (MscS1C) translates to MCVIELKMFFSHYKNRLALNQENTQVIELLNRRTGIQMFSNLQTWGHYVFKTVSPDTDQLTFKECEEKFGTIATKRIYKLFDANKDLTITAAEFVTVYHGVIQELGLLYSSYLVDNLLTFIQNSQIMTENIVNYRFCEVESKTFFFKFNIESFKKNYDILNKRIKKIVRSSNQVYTGKYDILNFEMLTDEIITVEITVYFKINFQYIKGLVKNEDAFLIELYDLFRDLEIKLY, encoded by the exons ATGTGTGTAATAGAAttgaaaatgtttttttctcATTACAAAAATAGATTAGCATTAAATCAAGAAAATACACAAGTCAtagaattattaaatcGTCGTACAGGAATACAAATGTTCTCTAATTTGCAAACTTGGGGACATTATGTCTTTAAAACAGTTTCACCTGATACAGATCAATTAACATTTAAAGAATGTGAAGAAAAATTTGGTACTATTGCAACTAAAcgtatttataaattatttgatgCAAACAAGGATTTAACAATAACAGCTGCAGAATTCGTTACAGTTTATCACGGAGTAATAc AGGAGCTGGGACTTCTTTATAGTTCATACTTGGTTGATAATTTACTAActtttatacaaaattcACAAATAATGAcagaaaatattgtaaattatagGTTTTGTGAAGTAGAAAgcaaaactttttttttcaaatttaatattgaatcatttaaaaaaaattacgatatacttaataaaaggataaaaaaaatagttagATCAAGTAATCAAGTATACACGGGGaaatatgatattttaaacttcGAGATGTTAACTGATGAAATAATAACAGTGGAAATAActgtatattttaaaattaactttcaatatataaaaggCCTTGTAAAAAACGAGGATGcatttttaatagaatTATACGATTTATTTAGAGATCTAGAAATAAAGCTTTattaa